Proteins co-encoded in one Malus domestica chromosome 09, GDT2T_hap1 genomic window:
- the LOC103429173 gene encoding cysteine-rich receptor-like protein kinase 10 isoform X1, with product MKFLALYVSYFLLISCILQIYYPAKAQTIYSFSNCNTAANYSSGSVYEQNLNLTLTSLVANASQTGYYITSIGQNNDVVYGLVQCRGALSKIDCQACANIAATEIRQFCFSKKEASVGYLNCSLQYSDRRFFSTFDSSPRLTLYYNQTANDPVFFRSQVDNLVNNLSSNAASNPSKFAIGVTNYTDSKDLYGMTQCTQDLAENSCLTCLQQIASYVPPDGFVGYTLISESCFLRYEIYSFFLSPIQHPPPLAAPFPFPNSTPFPNSTTTGGTNKTTGKEKISKTIVIIVIPLLLGLLVVATSCACFLLWKKTRRSGVDYLSDVREDGNNSRDALLIGLNTLKVATSNFSIAYKLGEGGFGPVYKGKLPDGQDIAVKRLSRSSGQGLAELKTEVILVAKLLHRNLVRLLGFCLEDEEKLLVYEYLPNGSLDKILFGQGRTFSLEWERRFKIIVGIARGLLYLHEDSQLRIIHRDLKASNILLDEDMNPKISDFGLAKLFGESQTHGNTNRISGTFGYMAPEYAKTGKFSTKSDAFSFGVLVLEIITGRKNSSFRTFSNLQSYAWQHWANGTSLELLDPSLGDQWPRYEVLKCIHIGLLCVQEAAAERPTMSEVVMMLNSYTITSVVPSQPAFYVRQESSANSQNLAASELDMLSEAAQSVNDVTVSELYPR from the exons atgaaatttctTGCATTATACGTTTCTTATTTTCTCCTTATTTCatgcattcttcaaatttacTATCCCGCTAAAGCGCAAACGATTTACTCTTTTTCGAACTGTAACACCGCTGCCAATTACTCTTCCGGGAGTGTCTACGAGCAAAACCTAAATCTTACCCTCACTTCCCTTGTTGCCAATGCATCTCAAACTGGATATTACATCACAAGCATTGGTCAGAACAACGATGTGGTTTATGGCCTTGTTCAATGCCGCGGCGCTCTCTCTAAAATCGATTGCCAAGCTTGTGCAAATATAGCAGCAACTGAGATCAGGCAATTCTGTTTTAGCAAGAAGGAGGCTTCGGTTGGCTATTTAAATTGCTCGTTGCAGTATTCGGACCGACGTTTCTTCTCTACCTTCGACAGTTCCCCGAGGTTGACCTTATACTACAATCAGACAGCAAATGACCCAGTCTTTTTCAGAAGTCAGGTAGACAACTTGGTTAACAACCTATCATCAAACGCTGCATCCAATCCTTCAAAATTTGCTATCGGGGTCACCAATTACACGGATTCCAAAGATTTATATGGCATGACTCAGTGCACCCAAGACCTAGCAGAAAACAGCTGCTTAACGTGCCTGCAGCAGATTGCCAGTTATGTACCGCCGGATGGATTTGTTGGGTATACACTAATTTCTGAGAGCTGTTTTCTCCGGTATGAGATATATTCATTTTTCCTGTCACCAATTCAACATCCACCACCTCTAGCGGCACCCTTTCCATTTCCTAATTCAACTCCATTTCCTAATTCAACTACTACTGGTGGCACTAATAAGACTACTG GAAAGGAGAAGATTTCAAAAACCATAGTCATCATAGTTATCCCACTTCTTTTGGGATTGCTTGTGGTAGCCACAAGCTGCGCTTGTTTCTTGTTGTGGAAAAAGACCAGGAGAAGTGGAGTTG ATTATCTTTCGGATGTTCGTGAAGATGGTAACAATAGTAGGGATGCACttttgattggattaaataCACTTAAAGTTGCAACCAGCAATTTCTCAATAGCATATAAACTCGGAGAAGGCGGATTTGGTCCAGTTTACAAG GGAAAACTGCCCGATGGACAGGACATAGCAGTGAAAAGGCTGTCACGTAGTTCAGGCCAAGGTCTAGCAGAACTAAAAACGGAAGTAATTCTAGTTGCTAAGTTACTGCATCGGAATCTTGTAAGACTGTTAGGGTTCTGCTTAGAAGATGAAGAGAAGCTACTCGTCTACGAATACCTACCCAACGGGAGCTTGGACAAGATTTTATTTG GTCAGGGGAGAACATTTAGTTTGGAATGGGAAAGAAGGTTCAAAATCATTGTAGGAATTGCTCGAGGGCTACTTTACCTGCATGAAGATTCTCAGCTTCGGATTATACATCGAGATTTGAAAGCCAGCAACATCCTGTTAGACGAAGACATGAACCCCAAAATATCTGATTTTGGTTTAGCCAAACTGTTCGGCGAGAGCCAAACTCATGGCAATACGAACCGGATTTCTGGTACTTT TGGATACATGGCACCAGAATATGCTAaaactggaaaattttcaaccaaATCTGATGCCTTTAGCTTTGGGGTTTTAGTTCTTGAAATTATAACAGGTCGGAAGAACTCTAGCTTCCGCACCTTCTCAAATCTACAAAGTTAT GCATGGCAACATTGGGCAAATGGAACATCATTGGAGCTATTGGATCCGAGTTTGGGAGACCAGTGGCCTAGATATGAAGTTTTGAAGTGCATCCACATTGGGTTGTTATGTGTTCAAGAAGCTGCGGCTGAAAGACCTACTATGTCAGAGGTTGTTATGATGCTCAATAGCTACACTATTACCTCCGTCGTGCCTTCGCAGCCAGCATTTTATGTCCGACAGGAAAGCTCCGCCAACTCACAGAACTTAGCTGCATCTGAGCTCGATATGTTATCAGAAGCAGCTCAATCAGTAAATGATGTTACAGTCTCTGAACTCTATCCTCGCTAG
- the LOC103429173 gene encoding cysteine-rich receptor-like protein kinase 10 isoform X2, with protein MKFLALYVSYFLLISCILQIYYPAKAQTIYSFSNCNTAANYSSGSVYEQNLNLTLTSLVANASQTGYYITSIGQNNDVVYGLVQCRGALSKIDCQACANIAATEIRQFCFSKKEASVGYLNCSLQYSDRRFFSTFDSSPRLTLYYNQTANDPVFFRSQVDNLVNNLSSNAASNPSKFAIGVTNYTDSKDLYGMTQCTQDLAENSCLTCLQQIASYVPPDGFVGYTLISESCFLRYEIYSFFLSPIQHPPPLAAPFPFPNSTPFPNSTTTGGTNKTTGKEKISKTIVIIVIPLLLGLLVVATSCACFLLWKKTRRSGVDYLSDVREDGNNSRDALLIGLNTLKVATSNFSIAYKLGEGGFGPVYKGKLPDGQDIAVKRLSRSSGQGLAELKTEVILVAKLLHRNLVRLLGFCLEDEEKLLVYEYLPNGSLDKILFGQGRTFSLEWERRFKIIVGIARGLLYLHEDSQLRIIHRDLKASNILLDEDMNPKISDFGLAKLFGESQTHGNTNRISGTFGYMAPEYAKTGKFSTKSDAFSFGVLVLEIITGRKNSSFRTFSNLQSYVSMATLGKWNIIGAIGSEFGRPVA; from the exons atgaaatttctTGCATTATACGTTTCTTATTTTCTCCTTATTTCatgcattcttcaaatttacTATCCCGCTAAAGCGCAAACGATTTACTCTTTTTCGAACTGTAACACCGCTGCCAATTACTCTTCCGGGAGTGTCTACGAGCAAAACCTAAATCTTACCCTCACTTCCCTTGTTGCCAATGCATCTCAAACTGGATATTACATCACAAGCATTGGTCAGAACAACGATGTGGTTTATGGCCTTGTTCAATGCCGCGGCGCTCTCTCTAAAATCGATTGCCAAGCTTGTGCAAATATAGCAGCAACTGAGATCAGGCAATTCTGTTTTAGCAAGAAGGAGGCTTCGGTTGGCTATTTAAATTGCTCGTTGCAGTATTCGGACCGACGTTTCTTCTCTACCTTCGACAGTTCCCCGAGGTTGACCTTATACTACAATCAGACAGCAAATGACCCAGTCTTTTTCAGAAGTCAGGTAGACAACTTGGTTAACAACCTATCATCAAACGCTGCATCCAATCCTTCAAAATTTGCTATCGGGGTCACCAATTACACGGATTCCAAAGATTTATATGGCATGACTCAGTGCACCCAAGACCTAGCAGAAAACAGCTGCTTAACGTGCCTGCAGCAGATTGCCAGTTATGTACCGCCGGATGGATTTGTTGGGTATACACTAATTTCTGAGAGCTGTTTTCTCCGGTATGAGATATATTCATTTTTCCTGTCACCAATTCAACATCCACCACCTCTAGCGGCACCCTTTCCATTTCCTAATTCAACTCCATTTCCTAATTCAACTACTACTGGTGGCACTAATAAGACTACTG GAAAGGAGAAGATTTCAAAAACCATAGTCATCATAGTTATCCCACTTCTTTTGGGATTGCTTGTGGTAGCCACAAGCTGCGCTTGTTTCTTGTTGTGGAAAAAGACCAGGAGAAGTGGAGTTG ATTATCTTTCGGATGTTCGTGAAGATGGTAACAATAGTAGGGATGCACttttgattggattaaataCACTTAAAGTTGCAACCAGCAATTTCTCAATAGCATATAAACTCGGAGAAGGCGGATTTGGTCCAGTTTACAAG GGAAAACTGCCCGATGGACAGGACATAGCAGTGAAAAGGCTGTCACGTAGTTCAGGCCAAGGTCTAGCAGAACTAAAAACGGAAGTAATTCTAGTTGCTAAGTTACTGCATCGGAATCTTGTAAGACTGTTAGGGTTCTGCTTAGAAGATGAAGAGAAGCTACTCGTCTACGAATACCTACCCAACGGGAGCTTGGACAAGATTTTATTTG GTCAGGGGAGAACATTTAGTTTGGAATGGGAAAGAAGGTTCAAAATCATTGTAGGAATTGCTCGAGGGCTACTTTACCTGCATGAAGATTCTCAGCTTCGGATTATACATCGAGATTTGAAAGCCAGCAACATCCTGTTAGACGAAGACATGAACCCCAAAATATCTGATTTTGGTTTAGCCAAACTGTTCGGCGAGAGCCAAACTCATGGCAATACGAACCGGATTTCTGGTACTTT TGGATACATGGCACCAGAATATGCTAaaactggaaaattttcaaccaaATCTGATGCCTTTAGCTTTGGGGTTTTAGTTCTTGAAATTATAACAGGTCGGAAGAACTCTAGCTTCCGCACCTTCTCAAATCTACAAAGTTATGTAA GCATGGCAACATTGGGCAAATGGAACATCATTGGAGCTATTGGATCCGAGTTTGGGAGACCAGTGGCCTAG
- the LOC103429078 gene encoding uncharacterized protein, whose product MLLFPQSPSKTQNPSRLINLFIISSSVFTLFLLVSFFLVFTSSKLAYISSLSQDAYSPPSTSLEHIVFGIASNQKSWSAKRKEYVRLWWKNQSMRGCVFLDSLPPDHHHHANDTSLPPVCISGDTARFRYTYRGGLRSAIRVARVVSEIVALNHTNVRWYVFGDDDTIFFPENLVKTLSKYDHGLWYYIGTSSEVYEQNRVFGFGMAYGGAGFAISAPLAKVLAKVFDSCLERYPHLYGSDSRISSCLAELGVGLTREPGFHQNDIHGDMFGLLASHPVTPLVSLHHIDHVNPIFPNMTTLNALQHLFKAANVDSQRMLQKTVCYDRWFSWTIMVSWGYAVQVYGNHILLPDALPVQETFSQWKKGSVLTGAYLFNTREHHKDPCRRPVVFFLDDVSSGAGRIKSTYKKSYENCSYDMASPRRLEEVKVYSHKLDFDMKQLQAPRRQCCDVLPSSGNKVMEIEIRECKEEELIHMHP is encoded by the exons ATGCTGCTGTTTCCTCAGTCGCCTTCGAAAACCCAAAATCCGTCTCGGTTGATAAACCTCTTCATAATCTCGTCTTCCGTCTTCACGCTCTTTCTTCTCGTGTCGTTCTTCCTTGTGTTTACAAGCTCAAAGCTTGCATATATTAGTTCTTTGTCTCAAGATGCGTATTCCCCGCCCTCAACCTCTCTCGAGCACATTGTGTTCGGGATTGCTTCGAATCAGAAATCGTGGTCTGCTAAGAGGAAGGAGTACGTCAGGCTCTGGTGGAAGAACCAATCCATGAGGGGATGTGTGTTTCTGGATAGCCTTCCGCCTGATCATCACCATCACGCCAACGATACCTCTCTTCCTCCAGTGTGTATCTCAGGTGACACTGCTCGTTTTCGTTACACTTACAGAGGCGGTCTCAGGTCTGCTATTCGCGTTGCGCGTGTTGTTTCTGAGATCGTGGCGCTTAACCATACGAATGTGAGGTGGTATGTCTTCGGAGATGATGACACGATTTTTTTCCCGGAGAATTTGGTGAAGACACTATCGAAGTATGATCATGGGCTGTGGTACTACATTGGGACATCCTCCGAAGTTTACGAGCAAAATAGGGtgttcggatttggaatggctTATGGTGGTGCAGGTTTCGCTATAAGTGCCCCGTTGGCAAAAGTACTGGCGAAGGTGTTTGATTCGTGTTTAGAACGATATCCGCATCTCTATGGAAGCGACTCTAGGATTTCCTCTTGCTTGGCAGAGCTCGGCGTTGGGTTAACACGCGAACCCGGTTTCCATCAG AATGACATTCACGGCGATATGTTTGGTCTGCTGGCTTCGCATCCAGTGACACCTTTGGTATCCCTGCATCACATCGATCACGTAAACCCCATCTTCCCCAACATGACGACTCTCAACGCTCTGCAGCATTTGTTTAAAGCTGCCAACGTTGATTCTCAAAGAATGTTACAGAAAACAGTCTGCTATGACAGATGGTTTTCGTGGACTATCATGGTGTCATGGGGTTACGCTGTTCAAGTATACGGAAACCATATTCTTCTGCCGGATGCCCTTCCCGTGCAAGAGACATTCAGCCAGTGGAAAAAGGGAAGTGTTTTAACAGGAGCTTATCTCTTTAACACAAGAGAACATCACAAGGATCCATGTCGAAGGCCTGTTGTTTTCTTTCTGGATGATGTGTCTTCTGGTGCGGGTAGAATCAAGAGCACCTACAAGAAGTCTTACGAAAATTGCTCCTACGACATGGCTTCTCCGAGGAGGTTGGAGGAGGTCAAAGTGTACTCACATAAGCTAGACTTTGATATGAAACAG TTGCAGGCGCCACGAAGACAATGTTGCGATGTATTACCTTCTTCGGGCAACAAGGTGATGGAAATCGAAATCAGAGAATGCAAAGAAGAAGAACTAATACACATGCATCCGTAG
- the LOC103429079 gene encoding uncharacterized protein produces MYQKIKRKTNSACKAIRYRYLSLSLPSVMPRTLTLARFKALLLFLSIFLNLYFLLLHAPPAVLSRYTSSPTTRLHLVFAIASSSGSWSRREPYLRLWCSPASTRAFAFLDRAPIDSSGEKSVAPVVVSGDTSRFPYSFKGGLRSAIRVARMVKEVVDRGEPDVRWFVFGDDDTVFFVENLVRTLSKYDHDRWFYVGSNSESYQQNVRYSFDMAFGGGGFAISHSLATALARVFDSCLMRYGHWYGSDARVFSCVAELGVGLTHEPGFHQVDMRGNLFGMLSAHPLSPLVSLHHVDATDPIFPNMNNTQALEHLFEAVNLDPARILQQTVCYDMSHSLTVSVAWGYAIQVYDGNELLPDLLSLQKTFMPWRRSGSIDASQYTFNMRDYPRDKCKRPTVFFLESVVSNSHGIWSNYSRHNVENCSKANAIKNLEQIRVFSQKLEFDPDEMKAQRRHCCEILPSFNDSMTINIRRCRDNELISMNF; encoded by the exons ATGTACCAGAAAATCAAACGAAAAACCAACTCCGCCTGCAAAGCAATCCGATACCgatacctctctctctccctcccgtCCGTAATGCCCAGAACCTTAACCCTCGCCCGCTTCAAGGCCCTCCTGTTATTCCTCTCCATTTTCCTCAACCTCTACTTCCTCTTACTCCACGCGCCGCCGGCCGTTCTCTCCCGCTACACTTCTTCCCCCACCACGCGCCTCCACCTCGTCTTCGCCATAGCCTCCTCCTCCGGCTCCTGGTCCCGCCGCGAGCCCTACCTCCGCCTCTGGTGCTCCCCCGCCTCCACCCGCGCCTTCGCGTTTCTTGATCGCGCCCCAATCGACTCCTCCGGCGAGAAGTCCGTTGCTCCGGTCGTCGTCTCCGGTGATACCTCCCGCTTTCCGTACAGTTTCAAGGGAGGGCTCCGTTCCGCGATCCGCGTGGCGCGCATGGTCAAGGAGGTCGTTGATCGCGGCGAGCCGGATGTGAGGTGGTTCGTGTTCGGCGACGACGACACGGTGTTCTTCGTGGAGAATCTGGTGAGGACGCTGTCAAAGTACGATCACGATCGGTGGTTTTACGTCGGGAGCAACTCGGAGAGCTACCAGCAGAATGTCAGGTACTCGTTCGATATGGCGTTCGGCGGCGGAGGGTTCGCCATTAGCCATTCTCTGGCTACGGCTCTGGCGAGGGTGTTCGACTCgtgcttgatgagatacggccaCTGGTACGGAAGCGATGCTCGGGTTTTCTCCTGTGTGGCGGAGCTCGGTGTTGGGTTGACCCATGAGCCTGGGTTTCATCAG GTCGATATGCGGGGGAATTTGTTTGGAATGCTATCTGCACACCCGCTGTCACCTTTGGTGTCCCTTCATCATGTAGATGCCACAGATCCAATCTTTCCTAACATGAACAACACCCAAGCTTTGGAACATCTTTTTGAGGCTGTGAATCTTGATCCTGCCAGGATATTGCAGCAAACTGTTTGCTATGACATGTCGCATTCGTTGACTGTTTCAGTTGCGTGGGGTTATGCTATTCAGGTGTATGATGGCAATGAACTCCTTCCAGATCTCCTTTCTCTGCAGAAAACTTTTATGCCATGGAGGAGGAGTGGTAGTATCGATGCAAGTCAGTACACGTTTAATATGAGAGATTATCCTAGAGATAAGTGTAAAAGACCAACTGTATTTTTCCTGGAAAGTGTCGTATCCAATAGCCATGGCATCTGGAGCAACTACTCCAGGCACAATGTGGAAAACTGCTCCAAAGCAAATGCAATAAAGAATCTGGAACAAATCAGAGTGTTCTCACAGAAGCTAGAGTTTGATCCAGATGAG ATGAAGGCTCAACGCCGTCACTGCTGCGAAATTTTGCCGTCGTTTAATGACTCCATGACTATAAACATTAGACGGTGCAGAGACAATGAGTTAATCTCCATGAATTTCTAG
- the LOC103442581 gene encoding putative zinc finger protein CONSTANS-LIKE 11 isoform X1 → MEPLCEFCGMATAVVYCKADMARLCLYCDGCVHSANALSRQHPRFLLCDKCNAQPAIIRCMDEKTSLCQSCDHWSHNNTSINGITTASAGGGMGGHRTHALTCYTGCPSLSEFSRIWSVLEGSSSSGGNFESSNWDQSLGSAVVAINQDQTNYISNNGLEGRDNNDRSFGVVVTAGKLNGGSSLDQSCGRKFDPWIASSSTLIPSNPNCTPHGKDQTPFLPQESSLLKGCTNFKDLAIQDSNVLCDGLNVDDVPLNFENPDGIFCPQVPSPYQFEDREMDCLLMEKSLSVTESIGPNENAAQASSSGQQDRAAFQSSCGSDTVMSGMNGSANCLLMNPTCSRSINLGFPAAQQVHPSMSLTLSSISRESNPDYQDCELSPVFLTGEPWESTLEASSPQARDKAKMRYKEKKKTRTFGKQIRYASRKARADTRKRVKGRFVKAGEEYDYDPLVTRSY, encoded by the exons atggaGCCTCTATGTGAGTTTTGTGGGATGGCAACGGCAGTTGTCTACTGTAAAGCGGATATGGCTCGCCTTTGCTTGTACTGTGATGGATGCGTGCACTCAGCTAACGCTTTGTCACGCCAGCACCCTCGTTTCCTTCTATGCGACAAGTGCAATGCTCAGCCTGCTATCATCCGATGTATGGATGAGAAGACGTCCTTATGTCAGAGCTGTGATCACTGGAGTCATAACAATACTAGTATTAATGGAATTACTACTGCTTCAGCAGGAGGTGGGATGGGGGGACATAGGACACATGCATTGACTTGTTACACGGGTTGCCCTAGTTTGTCTGAGTTTTCGAGAATTTGGTCGGTTCTTGAAGGATCTTCTTCTTCAGGTGGTAATTTTGAAAGTAGTAACTGGGATCAGTCACTTGGATCAGCTGTAGTGGCAATAAATCAGGATCAGACTAATTACATTAGTAATAATGGTTTGGAAGGTAGAGATAATAATGACAGATCATTTGGGGTGGTTGTCACTGCTGGCAAGTTGAATGGAGGATCATCATTAGATCAGTCTTGTGGCCGCAAGTTTGATCCTTGGATAGCCAGTAGTTCAACTTTGATTCCATCGAATCCGAATTGCACTCCTCACGGGAAAGATCAAACACCTTTCTTGCCTCAGGAGTCTAGCCTGCTAAAG GGTTGTACCAATTTTAAAGATCTTGCAATTCAGGATAGCAATGTCCTATGTGATGGCCTCAATGTTGATGATGTTCCACTGAACTTTGAAAATCCTGATGGGATATTCTGTCCACAAGTTCCTTCTCCATACCAGTTTGAGGATAGAGAAATGGATTGCTTGTTAATGGAGAAAAGCTTATCAGTCACTGAGTCTATTGGTCCTAATGAGAATGCTGCACAG GCATCATCATCAGGACAACAAGACCGTGCAGCATTTCAATCCTCTTGTGGATCAGATACTGTTATGTCAGGCATGAATGGTAGTGCAAACTGCTTACTCATGAATCCTACTTGCAGCAGAAGCATCAACCTTGGATTTCCTGCCGCCCAACAAGTTCATCCGAGCATGTCACTTACACTGTCCAGCATCAGCAGGGAAAGCAATCCTGATTACCAAGATTGTGAATTGTCACCAGTCTTTCTAACCGGAGAGCCTTGGGAGTCAACTTTGGAGGCTAGCAGTCCACAAGCAAGGGACAAGGCTAAGATGAGatacaaggagaaaaagaaaactcGCAC GTTTGGTAAACAAATAAGATATGCCTCTAGGAAGGCCAGAGCTGATACCAGAAAACGCGTCAAAGGAAGATTTGTTAAAGCTGGCGAAGAATATGATTACGATCCCCTTGTGACAAGGAGCTACTAA
- the LOC103442581 gene encoding putative zinc finger protein CONSTANS-LIKE 11 isoform X2, translated as MEPLCEFCGMATAVVYCKADMARLCLYCDGCVHSANALSRQHPRFLLCDKCNAQPAIIRCMDEKTSLCQSCDHWSHNNTSINGITTASAGGGMGGHRTHALTCYTGCPSLSEFSRIWSVLEGSSSSGGNFESSNWDQSLGSAVVAINQDQTNYISNNGLEGRDNNDRSFGVVVTAGKLNGGSSLDQSCGRKFDPWIASSSTLIPSNPNCTPHGKDQTPFLPQESSLLKDSNVLCDGLNVDDVPLNFENPDGIFCPQVPSPYQFEDREMDCLLMEKSLSVTESIGPNENAAQASSSGQQDRAAFQSSCGSDTVMSGMNGSANCLLMNPTCSRSINLGFPAAQQVHPSMSLTLSSISRESNPDYQDCELSPVFLTGEPWESTLEASSPQARDKAKMRYKEKKKTRTFGKQIRYASRKARADTRKRVKGRFVKAGEEYDYDPLVTRSY; from the exons atggaGCCTCTATGTGAGTTTTGTGGGATGGCAACGGCAGTTGTCTACTGTAAAGCGGATATGGCTCGCCTTTGCTTGTACTGTGATGGATGCGTGCACTCAGCTAACGCTTTGTCACGCCAGCACCCTCGTTTCCTTCTATGCGACAAGTGCAATGCTCAGCCTGCTATCATCCGATGTATGGATGAGAAGACGTCCTTATGTCAGAGCTGTGATCACTGGAGTCATAACAATACTAGTATTAATGGAATTACTACTGCTTCAGCAGGAGGTGGGATGGGGGGACATAGGACACATGCATTGACTTGTTACACGGGTTGCCCTAGTTTGTCTGAGTTTTCGAGAATTTGGTCGGTTCTTGAAGGATCTTCTTCTTCAGGTGGTAATTTTGAAAGTAGTAACTGGGATCAGTCACTTGGATCAGCTGTAGTGGCAATAAATCAGGATCAGACTAATTACATTAGTAATAATGGTTTGGAAGGTAGAGATAATAATGACAGATCATTTGGGGTGGTTGTCACTGCTGGCAAGTTGAATGGAGGATCATCATTAGATCAGTCTTGTGGCCGCAAGTTTGATCCTTGGATAGCCAGTAGTTCAACTTTGATTCCATCGAATCCGAATTGCACTCCTCACGGGAAAGATCAAACACCTTTCTTGCCTCAGGAGTCTAGCCTGCTAAAG GATAGCAATGTCCTATGTGATGGCCTCAATGTTGATGATGTTCCACTGAACTTTGAAAATCCTGATGGGATATTCTGTCCACAAGTTCCTTCTCCATACCAGTTTGAGGATAGAGAAATGGATTGCTTGTTAATGGAGAAAAGCTTATCAGTCACTGAGTCTATTGGTCCTAATGAGAATGCTGCACAG GCATCATCATCAGGACAACAAGACCGTGCAGCATTTCAATCCTCTTGTGGATCAGATACTGTTATGTCAGGCATGAATGGTAGTGCAAACTGCTTACTCATGAATCCTACTTGCAGCAGAAGCATCAACCTTGGATTTCCTGCCGCCCAACAAGTTCATCCGAGCATGTCACTTACACTGTCCAGCATCAGCAGGGAAAGCAATCCTGATTACCAAGATTGTGAATTGTCACCAGTCTTTCTAACCGGAGAGCCTTGGGAGTCAACTTTGGAGGCTAGCAGTCCACAAGCAAGGGACAAGGCTAAGATGAGatacaaggagaaaaagaaaactcGCAC GTTTGGTAAACAAATAAGATATGCCTCTAGGAAGGCCAGAGCTGATACCAGAAAACGCGTCAAAGGAAGATTTGTTAAAGCTGGCGAAGAATATGATTACGATCCCCTTGTGACAAGGAGCTACTAA